Proteins found in one Streptomyces sp. CB09001 genomic segment:
- a CDS encoding DUF1998 domain-containing protein — MSRTLRVRQSQTVVPFGVGAVFDIQGESFVATGIGDWSPKGRQRVESARLASRLGVTGFYAAPATANDRFDVPDAPGAPYIRFPSWLFCGSCRRMKRWRIADEKPGQPPRCPSCSPARTLAPMRFVQICRAGHLSDVDWWFWAHSRRDAGERRRCEERDRLRFLVSERASGLEALSVTCSAKGCGASRDLLDILGTHGMRCSGRNPWQRANERVECLRPVQIVQRTAGNLYYPIVHSALDIPESDAPAVHGDEAVVAKVREHDLWVPLCRVAATPRAAAFRTMIQEDTGADDALLDALIAEETGEAQPSPEAPSSDPQTGPAAPARPDLSREEWAAFTAPTPPATRDFALRETTLGLAGESADPWAALDRRFGRIVLADRLREVRVLSGFTRVSPDATVVPADTARRLKWMPAVEVFGEGIFLSLNPAELTGWEADGEVRKRVSGMRADLDRSFQRDRLEALTGPELAPRFVLLHTLAHLLIRQLSFESGYTTASLRERVYGRPEQDQYGILVYTAAGDAEGTLGGLVRQGESPRLAETLLRMTEAAAWCSADPLCSEHTGQGFGNLNRAACHACALLPETSCETGNTLLDRTLVVGGEHVPGYLEPIVTAARAAAADALEES, encoded by the coding sequence GTGAGCCGCACACTGCGGGTACGGCAGTCGCAGACGGTGGTGCCGTTCGGCGTCGGAGCCGTTTTCGACATCCAGGGTGAGTCCTTCGTCGCCACCGGCATCGGAGACTGGTCCCCCAAGGGCAGGCAGCGGGTCGAGTCCGCCCGTCTCGCCTCCCGTCTGGGTGTCACCGGGTTCTACGCCGCCCCGGCGACCGCGAACGACCGCTTCGACGTCCCGGACGCGCCCGGGGCGCCGTACATCCGCTTCCCGTCCTGGCTGTTCTGCGGGTCCTGCCGGCGGATGAAGCGCTGGCGGATCGCCGACGAGAAGCCCGGTCAGCCGCCGCGCTGCCCCTCCTGCTCACCGGCCCGGACGCTGGCGCCCATGCGGTTCGTACAGATCTGCCGGGCCGGACACCTCAGCGACGTCGACTGGTGGTTCTGGGCCCACTCGCGGCGCGACGCCGGTGAACGTCGACGGTGTGAGGAGCGGGACCGGCTGAGGTTCCTGGTCTCGGAACGCGCCTCCGGCCTCGAGGCGCTGTCCGTGACCTGCTCCGCCAAGGGCTGCGGTGCGTCCCGCGACCTGCTCGACATCCTCGGCACTCACGGCATGCGCTGCTCCGGACGCAACCCGTGGCAGCGGGCGAACGAACGGGTGGAATGCCTCAGGCCGGTGCAGATCGTGCAGCGCACGGCCGGCAACCTGTACTACCCGATCGTGCACTCGGCCCTCGACATCCCCGAGAGCGACGCACCGGCGGTTCACGGCGACGAGGCCGTCGTGGCCAAGGTGCGAGAGCACGACCTGTGGGTCCCCCTGTGTCGGGTGGCCGCGACACCGCGGGCCGCGGCGTTCCGCACGATGATCCAGGAGGACACCGGAGCCGACGACGCCCTCCTGGACGCACTGATCGCGGAGGAGACGGGGGAGGCCCAGCCTTCCCCGGAGGCGCCGTCGTCCGATCCGCAGACCGGTCCGGCCGCTCCGGCCCGCCCCGACCTCAGCCGTGAGGAGTGGGCCGCCTTCACCGCCCCGACGCCGCCCGCCACCCGGGACTTCGCGTTGCGCGAGACCACCCTCGGCCTGGCGGGGGAGAGCGCCGACCCCTGGGCCGCGCTCGACCGCCGCTTCGGCAGGATCGTCCTCGCCGACCGGCTCCGCGAGGTGCGCGTCCTGTCCGGCTTCACGAGGGTCTCCCCCGACGCGACGGTGGTGCCGGCCGACACCGCCCGTCGCCTCAAGTGGATGCCGGCCGTCGAGGTGTTCGGCGAGGGAATCTTCCTCAGCCTGAATCCGGCCGAACTCACCGGCTGGGAGGCGGACGGGGAGGTACGCAAGCGCGTCAGCGGTATGCGGGCCGACCTGGACCGCTCCTTCCAGCGGGACCGCCTGGAAGCCCTCACGGGACCCGAACTCGCCCCCCGGTTCGTCCTCCTGCACACGCTCGCGCACCTGCTCATCCGCCAGCTCTCCTTCGAGTCCGGCTACACCACCGCGAGCCTGCGCGAGCGCGTCTACGGCCGCCCCGAGCAGGACCAGTACGGCATCCTCGTCTACACCGCCGCAGGGGACGCCGAGGGGACCCTCGGCGGACTCGTGCGCCAGGGCGAGTCCCCACGGCTCGCGGAGACACTGCTGCGGATGACGGAGGCCGCCGCCTGGTGTTCCGCCGACCCCCTGTGCTCCGAACACACGGGCCAGGGCTTCGGCAACCTCAACCGCGCGGCCTGCCACGCCTGTGCCCTCCTGCCGGAGACCAGTTGCGAGACCGGCAACACCCTCCTGGACCGGACTCTCGTCGTCGGCGGCGAGCACGTACCCGGATACCTGGAGCCGATCGTCACCGCCGCACGGGCCGCCGCGGCAGACGCGCTGGAGGAGTCGTGA
- a CDS encoding DNA helicase: protein MTVTYLDLTPDQRAGLDALPFDGNHLVSGPPGSGKSLLAAQRAVMLSLTGTPVALLTRSNLLRQSLAATVHALAPADRSVRVTTAHAWLAEWYGGKAPSTADGWYDWSALFERAADTDPVPGLTLVVDEGQDLPPEFYRLCRMLGARLTVFADECQRLTETHSTLAEIAGRLGRCARHDLDGNHRNTAQIASFAAHFRTGAATPLLPDRQGPPPRLHRFPERGAADLLALLAERHPGDTIGVIVNSKHTQFSLLGSLSRRAPRLKPQLYTSDAKGGQYRNLDLGRPGIVIVHRASAKGLGFDTVVIPDTHTDAAADPTSAALRMTYYVLATRARRELHLGYEGTAEPPLLAQVGRGHLMRG, encoded by the coding sequence GTGACCGTCACCTACCTCGACCTCACCCCCGACCAGCGGGCCGGTCTCGACGCCCTGCCCTTCGACGGCAACCATCTGGTCAGCGGGCCGCCGGGCAGCGGCAAGAGCCTCTTGGCCGCTCAACGGGCCGTCATGCTCAGCCTCACCGGTACCCCGGTCGCCCTGCTCACCCGCTCCAACCTGCTCCGGCAGTCGCTGGCCGCGACGGTCCACGCACTGGCCCCGGCCGACCGGAGTGTGCGGGTCACGACGGCACACGCCTGGCTCGCTGAGTGGTACGGCGGCAAGGCTCCGAGCACCGCGGACGGTTGGTACGACTGGAGTGCGCTGTTTGAACGGGCAGCCGACACCGATCCGGTGCCGGGGCTCACCCTGGTCGTCGACGAGGGCCAGGACCTGCCGCCCGAGTTCTACCGGCTCTGCCGGATGCTGGGCGCCCGCCTCACGGTCTTCGCGGACGAGTGCCAGCGTCTCACCGAAACGCACTCCACCCTCGCCGAGATCGCCGGAAGGCTCGGCCGCTGCGCCCGCCACGACCTGGACGGGAACCATCGCAACACGGCGCAGATCGCGTCCTTCGCGGCTCATTTCCGCACAGGGGCAGCTACGCCGCTCCTGCCCGACCGGCAGGGCCCACCGCCGCGGCTGCACCGGTTCCCCGAGCGGGGCGCGGCCGATCTGCTGGCGCTGCTCGCCGAGCGGCACCCCGGGGACACCATCGGTGTGATCGTCAATTCCAAGCACACTCAGTTTTCCTTGCTGGGCAGCCTGTCACGCCGGGCACCACGGCTGAAGCCCCAGCTGTACACGTCGGACGCCAAAGGGGGCCAGTACCGCAATCTCGACCTCGGCCGTCCCGGCATCGTCATCGTCCACCGGGCCAGCGCCAAGGGCCTGGGCTTCGACACCGTCGTCATCCCGGACACCCACACGGACGCGGCCGCCGACCCGACCTCGGCGGCTCTGCGCATGACGTACTACGTCCTCGCGACCCGCGCCCGGCGTGAACTCCATCTCGGTTACGAAGGGACTGCGGAACCCCCGCTGCTTGCCCAGGTGGGAAGAGGACACCTGATGCGGGGCTGA
- a CDS encoding GNAT family N-acetyltransferase, producing the protein MRNTDYTIRTATLADLDAARAVMLDTVYRDFGTGYVPRWHRDVVDLEGAYLRSERHTLLVAVAADGEVVATGALDSRGPAHPPNPAHVAERYPSAVTAQLRRVYVRPEHRRRGLARRLVDELLAFAVADGGYRAVYLHTDPAVTGAEPFWRSLAKVVHDEREDAGGGQGIVHFDVPLAGLAGLAGLPEAR; encoded by the coding sequence GTGCGCAACACCGACTACACCATCAGGACCGCCACCCTTGCCGACCTGGACGCGGCCCGTGCCGTCATGCTCGACACCGTCTACCGCGACTTCGGGACCGGATACGTGCCCCGGTGGCACCGGGACGTCGTCGATCTCGAGGGTGCGTATCTGAGGTCGGAGCGGCACACCCTCCTCGTTGCCGTCGCCGCCGACGGCGAGGTCGTCGCCACCGGTGCGCTCGACTCCCGCGGCCCCGCGCACCCCCCGAATCCCGCGCATGTCGCCGAGCGTTACCCCTCCGCAGTCACCGCGCAGCTGCGGCGGGTGTACGTCCGGCCCGAGCATCGGCGGCGTGGGCTCGCTCGTCGACTTGTCGATGAGTTGCTGGCGTTCGCCGTGGCCGACGGGGGATACCGGGCCGTCTATCTGCACACCGACCCCGCGGTCACCGGGGCCGAGCCCTTCTGGCGGTCGTTGGCCAAGGTGGTGCACGACGAGCGGGAGGATGCCGGGGGCGGGCAGGGGATCGTGCACTTCGATGTGCCCCTGGCGGGACTGGCGGGACTGGCCGGATTGCCCGAGGCCAGGTAG
- a CDS encoding ABC transporter substrate-binding protein — translation MRSHRRPRLLAPFLLVPLMAGCFASGGGGDSASGDGKDGDGARLRVALTFPPAEKLSPYGADATLLSRLGVTEGLTALDANGSAAPALAESWRRDGEKSWEFTLRDATFQDGSDVTPAAVADSLAHATDAEPAPAALAGVALSAEASGDRVVRITTAEPDPVLPLRLSSPSLGILSAKAYEKGNGRVDPVGHATGPFELTEVNGATSASLDRFDDYWGGRAQASGIDARFIADGTARANALRTGEIDIAEAVPVAQAASLDEKTRRDTATTRTTSLLLNASAGTFKDAGLRAAARGALDTSVFAKDVYEGYGDPGAGVYGPAVTWAEGKRTAPVGRAAAKKPGDGDTITLATYDNRPELPEVAQVVKQQLEKAGFTVKLTVREYSRLEGDALDGKFDAFVLARNTLLDTGDPVAVLASDYTCGGGFNIAQLCDKGVDRAVADAEKIDDTAKRQDAAMAAEARILGSDAVVPLVHQRIITGVADSVQGVILDPYERTLVGTGTRR, via the coding sequence ATGCGCTCCCACCGCCGCCCCCGGCTGCTCGCCCCGTTCCTGCTCGTCCCGTTGATGGCCGGCTGCTTCGCCTCAGGAGGCGGCGGCGACTCCGCGTCCGGTGACGGGAAGGACGGCGACGGCGCCCGTCTCCGCGTCGCCCTCACCTTCCCGCCCGCCGAGAAGCTGTCGCCCTACGGCGCCGACGCCACCCTGCTCAGCCGCCTCGGCGTCACCGAGGGACTCACCGCCCTCGACGCCAACGGGTCCGCCGCCCCCGCGCTCGCCGAGTCCTGGCGCAGGGACGGGGAGAAGTCCTGGGAGTTCACCCTCCGCGACGCCACCTTCCAGGACGGGAGCGACGTCACCCCTGCCGCGGTCGCCGACTCCCTCGCCCACGCCACCGACGCCGAGCCCGCCCCGGCCGCCCTCGCCGGCGTCGCCCTGAGTGCCGAGGCCAGCGGTGACCGGGTCGTCCGGATCACCACCGCCGAGCCCGACCCGGTGCTGCCCCTGCGGCTCTCCAGCCCGAGCCTCGGCATCCTCTCCGCCAAGGCCTATGAGAAGGGGAACGGCCGCGTCGACCCCGTCGGTCACGCCACCGGCCCCTTCGAGCTGACCGAGGTCAACGGCGCCACCTCCGCCTCCCTCGACCGGTTCGACGACTACTGGGGCGGACGCGCCCAGGCCTCCGGCATCGACGCCCGCTTCATCGCCGACGGCACCGCCCGCGCCAACGCCCTGCGGACCGGCGAAATCGACATCGCCGAGGCCGTTCCCGTCGCCCAGGCGGCCTCGCTCGACGAGAAGACCCGGCGCGACACCGCCACCACCCGGACCACCAGCCTGCTCCTCAACGCCTCGGCGGGAACTTTCAAGGACGCCGGGCTGCGGGCCGCCGCCCGAGGCGCGCTCGACACCTCCGTGTTCGCCAAGGATGTCTACGAGGGGTACGGCGATCCCGGTGCCGGTGTCTACGGGCCCGCCGTCACCTGGGCGGAAGGCAAGCGGACCGCGCCCGTCGGGCGGGCGGCCGCCAAGAAGCCCGGGGACGGGGACACCATCACCCTCGCCACCTACGACAACCGGCCCGAGCTGCCCGAGGTCGCCCAGGTCGTCAAGCAGCAGTTGGAGAAGGCCGGGTTCACCGTCAAGCTCACCGTGCGGGAGTACTCGCGGCTCGAAGGCGACGCCCTGGACGGGAAGTTCGACGCCTTCGTGCTTGCCCGGAACACCCTCCTCGACACCGGTGACCCCGTAGCCGTCCTGGCCAGCGACTACACCTGCGGCGGCGGCTTCAACATCGCCCAGCTCTGCGACAAGGGTGTCGACCGTGCCGTCGCCGACGCCGAGAAGATCGACGACACCGCGAAGCGCCAGGACGCCGCGATGGCCGCCGAGGCACGCATCCTCGGCAGCGACGCCGTCGTGCCGCTCGTGCACCAGCGCATCATCACCGGCGTCGCCGATTCCGTGCAGGGCGTGATCCTCGATCCGTACGAGCGCACGCTCGTCGGCACCGGCACCCGGCGCTGA
- a CDS encoding ABC transporter permease subunit, whose amino-acid sequence MLQRVAALAWRVVLAGGLVCGVGLLPWLTRTDPAYTVLKARSAEREPTPEVLADIRRQLGTDGGPLHMLTGWLGGLVRGDAGRSWISGADVLPDVTRALGASLLLMGVALFVAVLTAGAICARTLRLGARRRLGGRRGGGSLSAVLASLPEFLVASVLATVVGVQLGWLPALGWYGPQWTVLPALALGLPAGAVLGRLLDDLLPGAFGEPWALAAAARGLTGRSIARQALRRCVPALLPNLGLFVVGLTGGAVAVEQVFDIPGLGRTTLQAALAQDLPVLQAGTLALVLLAALATGATRVAARLLTGPALRDGALSSLHRPTPPGGGVLPLVYGALLLAVVGFGLARDPLALDTTERLRAPSLDHPFGTDALGRDLLARVGHGALDTLFLAAAISAAALLVGVLLGLVPRISAPLVDTVNAVPPVLVALLVTAVAGNGTATPALAVGAVAWAPLAAHTSSLLRQERATLHITASKGLGAGRGHLLRHELLPAVAPPVLRHALLRLPGIALALASLGFLGLGAQPPSPEWGLLLAENQPYAERAPWAVLAPAAVLALLGALAVSAAGGLRRRPTATSPRETEAAERRSAVETEQEPTGVGVR is encoded by the coding sequence GTGCTGCAGCGGGTGGCCGCCCTGGCCTGGCGGGTCGTGCTCGCGGGTGGGCTCGTGTGCGGGGTCGGGCTGTTGCCCTGGCTCACCCGCACCGACCCCGCGTACACCGTCCTCAAGGCGCGGTCCGCCGAACGTGAGCCCACGCCCGAGGTGCTCGCCGACATCCGGCGACAGCTCGGGACCGACGGCGGGCCCCTGCACATGCTCACCGGCTGGCTGGGCGGGCTCGTGCGCGGGGACGCCGGGCGGTCGTGGATCTCCGGCGCGGACGTCCTGCCCGACGTGACGCGGGCGCTCGGTGCCTCGCTGCTGCTCATGGGTGTCGCGTTGTTCGTCGCCGTGCTGACCGCCGGGGCGATCTGCGCGCGCACCCTGCGGCTCGGGGCCCGGCGGCGGCTCGGTGGGCGGCGCGGGGGCGGGAGCCTGTCCGCCGTGCTCGCCTCGCTGCCCGAGTTCCTCGTCGCCTCCGTGCTCGCCACCGTCGTCGGGGTGCAGCTGGGGTGGCTGCCCGCGCTGGGGTGGTACGGGCCCCAGTGGACCGTGCTGCCCGCGCTCGCCCTCGGGCTGCCCGCGGGTGCCGTGCTGGGGCGGCTGCTCGACGATCTGCTGCCCGGTGCCTTCGGCGAGCCGTGGGCGCTGGCCGCCGCGGCGCGTGGACTGACGGGCCGGTCCATCGCCCGTCAGGCCCTGCGGCGGTGCGTGCCCGCGCTCTTGCCCAACCTCGGACTGTTCGTCGTCGGGTTGACCGGTGGGGCCGTTGCCGTCGAGCAGGTCTTCGACATTCCCGGACTCGGGCGCACCACACTTCAAGCCGCCCTCGCCCAGGATCTTCCCGTCCTCCAGGCCGGGACCCTCGCCCTCGTCCTGCTCGCCGCGCTCGCCACCGGCGCCACCCGCGTCGCCGCACGGCTGCTCACCGGGCCCGCGCTGCGCGACGGCGCCCTGTCCTCGCTGCACCGGCCCACCCCGCCCGGCGGGGGAGTGCTGCCGCTGGTCTACGGTGCCCTCCTGCTCGCCGTCGTCGGGTTCGGGCTCGCCCGTGATCCGCTCGCCCTCGACACCACGGAGCGGCTGCGGGCGCCCTCCCTCGACCATCCCTTCGGCACCGACGCCCTCGGGCGCGACCTGCTCGCCCGCGTCGGCCACGGGGCGCTGGACACGCTGTTCCTGGCCGCCGCCATCAGCGCCGCCGCCCTGCTGGTGGGTGTACTGCTCGGGCTGGTGCCCCGGATCTCCGCGCCCCTCGTCGACACCGTCAACGCCGTACCGCCCGTGCTCGTCGCGCTGCTCGTCACCGCCGTCGCCGGGAACGGGACGGCCACCCCCGCGCTCGCCGTGGGCGCCGTCGCCTGGGCGCCGCTCGCCGCGCACACCTCCTCCCTGCTGCGGCAGGAGCGCGCCACGCTGCACATCACCGCCAGCAAGGGGCTGGGCGCCGGGCGGGGCCATCTGCTGCGGCACGAGTTGCTGCCCGCCGTGGCGCCGCCGGTCCTCCGGCACGCCCTGCTGCGGCTGCCCGGGATCGCCCTCGCGCTCGCCTCGCTCGGGTTCCTCGGACTCGGCGCCCAGCCGCCGTCCCCCGAGTGGGGGCTGCTCCTCGCCGAGAACCAGCCCTACGCCGAGCGCGCCCCCTGGGCCGTCCTCGCCCCCGCCGCCGTACTCGCCCTGCTCGGCGCGCTGGCCGTCAGCGCGGCGGGTGGGCTGCGCCGACGGCCCACAGCAACGTCCCCTCGTGAGACCGAGGCGGCCGAGCGGCGGTCCGCGGTGGAGACGGAGCAGGAACCGACCGGAGTCGGAGTCCGGTGA
- a CDS encoding MFS transporter, which yields MTSTSAAATGGRSGQVPGRRTAPFATLSPLLRLLILTQLAFNVGFFAVLPFLAEHLGQSVGMAGWLVGFVLGLRTFSQQGLFVVGGALADRYGIRPVVLAGCVLRIAGFAWLGFAERTWAVVGAVLLIGFAAALFSPAVESEVARQAVVREEEGGGDRTRVLALFTVAGQAGAFVGPLLGALLLAVDFRTACLAGAGVFVLVLVGHAWLLPQRVPGRARVRMRGGARLVLRNRRFLALCCAYGAYLLAYNQLYLALPAEVERAAGSQAPLAWLFALSSLLVVTAQLPVTRWAGERLARRRSMVAGLVLIAVGFAVVGLARPAGWTGAGGLLPAAGFVVLLTFGQMLVAPVARAWVPDLAEDGRLGLYTGALSSLSGIVVLAGSSATGLLLDTGLPVAVPWLVLAAVPLVAAGTLPRWAHRGAGAAAPTSSTAGSGRPQV from the coding sequence ATGACCTCCACGTCCGCCGCCGCCACCGGTGGGCGGTCCGGGCAGGTGCCCGGCCGTCGTACCGCCCCGTTCGCCACGCTCTCCCCGCTGCTCCGGCTACTCATCCTCACCCAGCTCGCCTTCAACGTCGGCTTCTTCGCCGTGCTGCCCTTCCTCGCCGAGCATCTGGGGCAGTCCGTCGGCATGGCGGGGTGGCTGGTCGGATTCGTGCTCGGGCTGCGGACCTTCAGCCAGCAGGGGCTGTTCGTGGTCGGCGGGGCGCTCGCCGACCGGTACGGCATCCGGCCCGTCGTGCTCGCCGGATGCGTGCTGCGGATCGCCGGGTTCGCCTGGCTCGGATTCGCCGAGCGGACCTGGGCCGTCGTCGGTGCCGTCCTGCTGATCGGGTTCGCCGCCGCGCTCTTCTCGCCGGCCGTCGAGTCCGAGGTGGCCCGGCAGGCCGTCGTCCGGGAGGAGGAAGGGGGCGGGGACCGGACGCGGGTGCTCGCGCTGTTCACCGTCGCCGGGCAGGCCGGTGCATTCGTCGGGCCGCTGCTGGGGGCGCTGTTGCTCGCCGTCGACTTCCGTACCGCTTGCCTCGCCGGGGCCGGGGTCTTCGTGCTGGTCCTCGTCGGGCACGCGTGGCTGCTGCCGCAGCGCGTTCCCGGGCGGGCCCGGGTCCGGATGAGGGGCGGGGCCCGGCTCGTGCTGCGCAACCGGCGCTTCCTCGCGCTGTGCTGCGCCTACGGTGCCTACCTCCTCGCCTACAACCAGCTCTACCTGGCCCTGCCCGCCGAGGTGGAACGGGCCGCCGGTTCGCAGGCGCCGCTGGCCTGGCTGTTCGCGCTGTCGTCGCTGCTGGTGGTGACCGCGCAGTTGCCGGTGACCCGGTGGGCGGGGGAGCGGCTGGCGCGGCGCCGGTCGATGGTGGCGGGGCTGGTGCTGATCGCCGTGGGGTTCGCCGTCGTCGGCCTTGCACGGCCCGCGGGGTGGACGGGGGCGGGTGGGCTGCTGCCCGCCGCCGGGTTCGTCGTCCTGCTCACTTTCGGGCAGATGCTCGTCGCGCCCGTCGCCCGCGCCTGGGTGCCGGACCTCGCCGAGGACGGGCGGCTCGGGCTGTACACCGGGGCGCTGTCCTCGCTCTCCGGGATCGTCGTGCTGGCCGGCAGCTCCGCGACCGGACTGCTGCTGGACACCGGGCTGCCGGTCGCCGTGCCGTGGCTGGTGCTGGCCGCCGTACCGCTGGTGGCGGCGGGGACGCTGCCCCGGTGGGCGCACCGGGGCGCCGGGGCCGCCGCACCGACCTCCTCCACGGCCGGGTCGGGCCGGCCCCAGGTGTAG
- a CDS encoding CDP-alcohol phosphatidyltransferase family protein, with amino-acid sequence MNLNHTDDAYDACPARSVQQETAVGAGAQILLLALLGTAIGMGTAGWLTGLAFAFASWAVLSRALHRSRLPSFGPANRVTLGRATLVGGVTALVADSFRGAPPVSLLVGLTAVALILDGVDGKVARRTGTSTPLGARFDMEVDAFLILVLSVYVALDLGPWVLLIGGMRYVFVAAARVWPWLTAPLPASTARKTVAALQGVLLLLAGAELLPRAGNAGVVAVALGLLVWSFGRDVRWLWRRSRIPAAPATAMRELVAQ; translated from the coding sequence ATCAACCTGAACCACACGGACGACGCGTACGACGCCTGTCCCGCGAGGTCCGTTCAGCAGGAGACGGCGGTCGGCGCGGGCGCGCAGATCCTGCTCCTGGCGCTGCTCGGCACCGCGATCGGCATGGGCACGGCGGGCTGGCTGACCGGCCTGGCGTTCGCGTTCGCGAGCTGGGCGGTGCTCTCCCGGGCCCTGCACCGCTCCCGGCTGCCGTCGTTCGGCCCGGCCAACCGGGTCACCCTCGGCCGGGCCACCCTGGTCGGCGGGGTCACCGCCCTGGTCGCGGACTCCTTCCGCGGCGCGCCGCCCGTCTCCCTCCTCGTCGGACTGACGGCCGTGGCCCTGATCCTGGACGGCGTGGACGGCAAGGTCGCCCGCCGCACGGGCACGTCGACACCGCTGGGCGCGCGCTTCGACATGGAGGTCGACGCGTTCCTCATCCTGGTGCTGAGCGTGTACGTCGCGCTGGACCTGGGCCCGTGGGTGCTGCTGATCGGCGGCATGCGGTACGTGTTCGTGGCCGCGGCCCGGGTGTGGCCGTGGCTGACCGCCCCGCTGCCGGCGAGCACGGCCCGCAAGACGGTGGCCGCGCTCCAGGGCGTCCTGCTGCTCCTCGCGGGTGCGGAACTGCTGCCGCGCGCGGGGAACGCCGGAGTGGTGGCGGTGGCGCTGGGCCTGTTGGTGTGGTCGTTCGGGCGGGACGTACGGTGGCTGTGGCGGCGGTCGCGGATTCCCGCGGCACCTGCCACGGCGATGCGGGAACTCGTCGCGCAGTGA
- a CDS encoding zinc-binding alcohol dehydrogenase — translation MTRRARAFWLEAPGRGAIREVELPVPGADEVLVRALFSGVSRGTETLVFGGRVPENQYTAMRAPFQEGDFPGPVKYGYLGVGVVEEGPEPLVGRTVFCLHPHQTRYVVPAAAVTPVPSSVPAGRAVLAGTVETAVNALWDAAPLIGDRVTVVGGGMVGCSVVALLARFPGVHVELVDTDPARAEVAEALGAGFASPDDAAGDRDLVVHASATEAGLARSLELLRPEGTVVELSWYGDRRVALPLGEAFHSRRLTLRGSQVGTVSPARAATRTYADRLALALELLADPALDALVTGESAFAELPELMPRLASGEIPALCHRVRYDGEDTGAGAHSGA, via the coding sequence ATGACACGCAGGGCACGTGCGTTCTGGCTCGAAGCGCCGGGGCGGGGCGCGATCCGCGAGGTGGAGCTGCCGGTACCGGGCGCGGACGAGGTGCTCGTGCGCGCCCTCTTCAGCGGGGTCAGCCGTGGCACCGAGACCCTCGTCTTCGGCGGCCGGGTGCCGGAGAACCAGTACACGGCGATGCGCGCGCCGTTCCAGGAGGGCGACTTCCCCGGGCCGGTGAAGTACGGCTACCTCGGCGTCGGCGTGGTGGAGGAGGGGCCCGAGCCACTCGTCGGGCGCACCGTGTTCTGTCTCCACCCGCACCAGACCCGGTACGTCGTCCCCGCCGCGGCCGTGACGCCGGTACCGTCCTCGGTCCCCGCCGGGCGGGCCGTGCTCGCCGGCACCGTCGAGACGGCGGTCAACGCCCTGTGGGACGCGGCGCCGCTGATCGGCGACCGGGTCACCGTGGTCGGCGGCGGCATGGTCGGCTGCTCGGTCGTCGCCCTGCTGGCCCGATTCCCGGGCGTGCACGTGGAGTTGGTCGACACGGACCCGGCCCGGGCGGAAGTCGCCGAGGCGCTCGGTGCCGGTTTCGCGTCCCCGGACGACGCCGCCGGCGACCGCGATCTCGTCGTGCACGCCAGCGCGACGGAGGCCGGGCTCGCCCGTTCGCTGGAGCTGCTGCGGCCCGAGGGCACCGTCGTCGAACTGAGCTGGTACGGCGACCGGCGCGTCGCCCTGCCGCTGGGCGAGGCCTTCCACTCCCGGCGCCTGACCCTGCGCGGCAGCCAGGTCGGCACCGTCTCCCCGGCCCGCGCCGCCACCCGCACCTACGCCGACCGCCTCGCCCTCGCCCTCGAACTGCTCGCCGACCCGGCGCTGGACGCGCTCGTCACCGGCGAGTCCGCCTTCGCCGAACTGCCGGAGCTGATGCCGCGGTTGGCCTCGGGAGAGATTCCCGCACTGTGTCACCGGGTCCGCTACGACGGGGAGGACACCGGCGCGGGCGCCCACAGCGGCGCCTGA